The Hevea brasiliensis isolate MT/VB/25A 57/8 chromosome 9, ASM3005281v1, whole genome shotgun sequence nucleotide sequence TTGCCACGTAGATGGAGCCTTTTATGATGTAGCGTTGCGCTGGTTAGTGTGGTAACCCCATGAGCCCGCACGTGTGAAGAGAGACGTTTGAGCGAGGGACACGGGAATTGGTTGTGGGGCCGATAGACATGGACCTTGAAAGTAGAGCCAGCTTGATGTTGCATCAGGTGGGTCCCAGATTCCATGGCGTTTTGTTGGTTTTATTGGGTGGTCGTGGGGCCTACATCTACTCAACTCCAAGTTCGTTTTTATTGTTGTTTATGGGATTGTGGGGCCTCTCATCATCAGGTCCACGGTGGCAGTAACTGACAAGTGGTCCACTGGCTGTGGGACTGAAATCAAATTTTCAGTTGCCATCCTGCTCCTCCGACTATATACAAATCACCAAGCCCTTCCCGAAAATATTTCGATTCCTGTTAGCAAAGTATAAATGAAATAGTACGAGCTCAGCTTCAAATTGTTCACTAATTCTGTTCTATCATAgatatcaaataaaaatattttatttaaagtaatatatatatatatattaatacaaTTTAGGGCTAAAAAATATTTAAGCATATTTGAGctcaatattattttaatttatcccACTTAATATGTTGAAAAACAAAGATGGAGCATGATTGCAAATAAATTTGATTTTAGGTAGAAACTTGAACGTCCTAGAAAAGAAATACCactttataaaaaaagaaaaaagggcaCCAAATGATAAAATATACAAAAAGTAGTAAGTAGTAGTGGTCAAGAAATAAGTAACTTTCCAGAAAGATGAGAGATGCATGCACTAAATACCATTCGTCAATAGAAAACCAGTACCACCCCTTGGATTCCGTGAGATGGCCGCTGGTTTTAATATATTTACTTTACCCTACCTGGGAAttctttttttatcttattttctttCCGACCAATCAAATTCATTTTTCATACTAAAGCAAGGAACGTGGCTGCCGTAGACCACCTATACATAGTGGTCCATCCACTACCTGATTCTTTTGAAGTCTACTTTATATACATCCACTGCCCTGCTGGGTTTTGTCCTCCGTCCCAGAATTGCTTTCTCCTCCTTCTCCTTTTCACTTCTGCTCGCCAGAGCTGTAGGCATCGTTTTCTTTCATTCTTTTACATAAAAGATCGATCTCATGTCTTACTACGGTCACGAGCCTTACTTCCTCGAAGCGTGCTTTCTTTGCCGGAAACCTCTTGGTTGCAACTCTGACATCTTCATGTACAGGTTAGATAGCCCTCGTTCCCTTTTTCTCTGCTCTGTTTGGTTggctattttaatttattttctgattGGAATTGGAATTGAATTTTGCAGAGGGAATACCCCGTTTTGTAGCAAAGAGTGCAGACAAGAGCAGATAGAGATGGATGAGTCGAGGAAGAAGAAGAACTGGAAACTGTCCTCTTCTTCTAGTAGATCTCTGAGGAAATCGGAGGCAGAGGAGAATTCCCCCAATAAAACTGTACGGACAGGCACAGTTGTTGTTGCTTAAGGAATACTAATTAACTAGGCCACAAGCGGCTAAGCCAATTTAGAATTTTCATAATCCAATGTAAAAGAATTGCGGATGTTCATTCTTCTTCATCTGTAAAGAAGTAATGAGTGATGGGCGGGGGCTAATTAAGCTTTGAGAGATGGAAAGGAAGCAAGGCCcatcgcttttttttttttttaattatctttttttatttaaattggtGGTTGAAATGTTCATAAAGATGGATGTGGATGGATATTTTGTATTGCCGAAGGAAAATTCTGAGGCTGTGAAATCAAAAAGAGCGTCGATCCATTATTTTGTCCACCATTTTTTATTCCGCTTCCACATACGTACTACAATAATGTCACTATTTCAAATGATGCTTTCTCCGTTCTCCATTTCTTCTTCCCTCCCATGCGCTGCAATGAAGTTTTGGACAAGATGGATTGATTGAAgcttttcaaaataaataaataaataaaaggaaaaaaaaatatgatTTTGCCTTCAATTGCTTTGCATACATAAAGAGATGTTTAAAAGGGTCTTTCTTTTTTTGAAAGATGTTCAAAAGGTTTAACATAAATGAGTGCAAGTTTGCTTATAGCTTATGCTGAAGTGTATACAAAAATTAAAGGTTAATcatttatactttttttttttcaataattagGTATTTATTTTCATTTGTTGTATTAAGTGGCTCTGTAAGAGCAATTAAAACCCATAAAAATAACCGAGAGGTTCAACAAAGCTCTAAAAACATCTAAACAACGTTCGCATCAGGCTTCAAAGAGAATGCTTTGCAATTGCAAGTTGATATAGAAGTTCctcacttttattttatttaataattttccaaaagtgtcatgtaaattattaaaaattataaatattagcaTATATCTTATAAAAATCAACAGAAGCTtaatatgttaaaaaaaaattaagaaaaaaatataaataataaatgatGAATTTTCTAAATATAAAGACGTGGGATTCAAGTATTTAATAGATGTGTCTTATTAAACATTTtgtatcttaaatttataatggACTGATCTAATCAATACATGAACTAATAATGATTTTGGTGTGCTATGCTATAAGCATCATCAGATCATTTCATAAAGTGAGTTAGAAAATGATGTGTTGAATGAGGGAAGACAAAAGGTAACTGCTAGTATTATAAAGGAATTTTTGATTTAGTAGAGCAATTTTTGTTTTATTGAAATAAGCATATTTCATTTATAAAGAGTGAAATATATGATTCAAACCAATTATAAAGGCCCTATACTTAGATAGTCTAACTAAAACACTAAAACTCATGCCCTTCTAAAATCATGCCCTCACTaaaaaccttaaacatatagggtAAGCAAACCTGAATACATCAAACCCGGCAAAAAGAAGGAGCACTCGTCGCCTTACTAGGATTTTCTATCCAGCTATCGCAAAGACAGCCACTTAAGGTCGTTTACAGAGTTTGTTTTGACAGAGTGAGGAAaggttttataaaataaaataacgaaAGATAAGGTAGCCATGTCTCCAAACTCCAAACTTACCAATTTAATAAGTTGAAAAAAATGAGGGTTTAAGATATTTTGAAATCTTTAAAGACTTTATGTTCTTTAAGAAACTTTTCTTCTAAACAAATATGATATTTTAAAAACTCGTCCTTTATCTCAAAAAATTTCCTCCAACTAAGCTCTTAATAGAGAAAGCTCCACTGAAACATAGAAAATGTAACAACTATGTAGAGATCTCAAACTATATCAGCTTCAGGTCACAAATAGTCTTGGAAACCAGACTTAAAGCCAACACAAATAGATATGGATCATAGAATGCTGATGAGCCAAGAGAGGCTTGACAGATTCACAATTGGCAACCACCCAAGTAAGCACTAGATGGATATTTGAGCTACCAGCCAAAGCAAGGAGATCCCTTATAACCATTCACTAAAATATAACAACAAGCAGTAGGGAAAACTGCGTTAATGGTCTTCGACCAGCAACATGAAGGTCCAAGGACCAACATGCAGAGCTTCCCCATAACCATGCAACAAAAGCCGCATTTGATGGAGGGTTACTAACTCTCCATAAAAGGAGACTAAAGTAAAGCAAAACAATTAAAACAAAAcagttaagaaaaaaaaaaaaatacagatcTAAGGAGGTAAGGGAAGGATCGACGATCAAGAGGCAGACTtcctttggaaattagaattgtGCAGAGAACTCTAGATAGAAAAGTTGAGAGAAAACGCGGATCTAATATCTATTTTGTTAGGTCTTTTAACAGAGCAATTTTAGTTTTAATGGTGTGAATAATAATTTAGTATAATATGTTATATATTTATTGATTGGGTGTATTAATTCACTTTGTGACATGCTGGGATCATGCTCTCTCTCTCTGCAAGATAGAAATTTCCAAGTTTGGGTTACGCATTTGTGGGCGGCCCAATAAATCACTCTGGTCCAATCCCTTGCCACCATCTACAGCTCTCTCTTCATGCGACAATGCGCCGCTGCTGACTCTTCCCTCCAAACGCAAAATTCTTCAGCCACTCTCCAGCGGCGCCGGATGTCTGCTAAAGTGTTCCGTCTGGGTAATTCCCTCAAGGTACAATATTCTTTCCATTTCCTTACCCACTCACAGGCTTTTTCCCTTTTCAATGTCATTTACGTCCCTAAAACCCTAAACCTTCATTTCTCTCCATCCAATTCTTATTCCTCTCACTCGTCCAATTTTAAAACCTTCGATTTTTTTTATCAGTTTTCTCCTTTTAATTTTCCCAATTATGATTATTTGAGCTCTTTAAATTCGAATGACCGTCGATTAATAGTTGTCGGATTATCTAAACTAATCAAACAACGGAAAGGATACAttttgaagggattttcccttaaaTTTTGCCCTTATTTGCTAGTGAATATCATGAAACTATTCAAATCCCGTCATTCTGCATTTGCATTTTTCAAATTCGCATTTCAAAACGACTCCGATACTACAGTTAAGTCATGTTGCATCGCCGCGC carries:
- the LOC110663928 gene encoding FCS-Like Zinc finger 3, whose protein sequence is MSYYGHEPYFLEACFLCRKPLGCNSDIFMYRGNTPFCSKECRQEQIEMDESRKKKNWKLSSSSSRSLRKSEAEENSPNKTVRTGTVVVA